A part of Anabas testudineus chromosome 7, fAnaTes1.2, whole genome shotgun sequence genomic DNA contains:
- the LOC113167953 gene encoding troponin C, slow skeletal and cardiac muscles-like gives MDDVYKAAVENLTEEQKNEFKAAFDIFIQDAEDGCISTKELGKVMRMLGQNPTPEELQEMIDEVDEDGSGTVDFDEFLVMMVRCMKEESKGKSEEELAELFRMFDKNGDGYIDLEELKTMLESTGEPITEDDIEELMKDGDKNNDGKIDYDEFLEFMKGVE, from the exons ATGGATGATGTATATAAAGCAGCG gtTGAAAATTtgacagaggagcagaaaaaTG AGTTCAAGGCTGCATTTGATATCTTCATTCAAGATGCAGAGGATGGATGCATCAGCACCAAAGAATTGGGAAAGGTCATGAGAATGCTGGGACAGAATCCCACCCCTGAAGAGTTACAGGAAATGATTGATGAAGTGGATGAGGATG GGAGTGGCACAGTAGACTTTGATGAATTCTTGGTTATGATGGTCCGCTGCATGAAGGAGGAGAGCAAAGGAAAATCAGAGGAGGAGCTAGCTGAACTTTTCCGCATGTTTGACAA GAATGGAGATGGGTACATAGACTTAGAGGAGCTGAAGACCATGCTTGAGTCTACGGGAGAGCCCATCACGGAAGATGACATTGAGGAACTGATGAAGGatggagacaaaaacaatgatgGCAAAATTGATTATGACG AGTTCCTGGAGTTCATGAAAGGTGTTGAATAA